A single region of the Acidobacteriota bacterium genome encodes:
- a CDS encoding multiheme c-type cytochrome — protein sequence MDLQHKRVVLLVMALLFLLSLLLVQWREVGRRNEELGLAEPHFTVPAASRSCVDCHGKTTPGILAHWSGSTHAVSGVSCYECHKAEQGDADGFDHYGNYIATVVTPLDCGRCHGDVAEEFQGSHHADAGNILASLDNFLAETVEGGPPMFNPHSPTPGKAVESVNGTASAFSGCQQCHGSKVAFQATDGGRVTVDDLAPDADGKPTNTVALARILKDPDGKPKFDPGTWPNTGIGRLNLDGSRGSCSACHSRHDFSPRRARQPENCGKCHLGPDHPQKEIFEESKHGVAYRDLKDQMNLDGDTWVLGEDYSEAPTCATCHLSGHSRNGGRVTHDPGERISWTNRPPVSLVLDTDADGKVVTALDPAERRALIADTAEAKRNRMKAVCSHCHTPDYINAFYTQYDDLVILYNEKFAKPGQDIMAALLDSGLRTPTQFDEEIEWTWFYLWHHEGRRARHGASMMAPDYTHWHGMYEVAERFYMELIPQAREMAEGPGGAAVDAVIGEILARPEHAWFEEGAEEQMRQIREGMEERYGHDAG from the coding sequence GTGGATCTACAACACAAGCGGGTGGTGCTCCTCGTCATGGCCCTGCTCTTTCTGCTCTCGCTGCTGCTGGTGCAGTGGCGCGAGGTGGGCCGGCGCAATGAGGAACTCGGCCTGGCCGAACCCCATTTCACGGTGCCGGCGGCGTCGCGCTCCTGCGTCGATTGCCACGGCAAGACCACGCCCGGCATCCTGGCCCACTGGTCCGGCAGCACCCACGCCGTGTCGGGGGTTTCCTGCTACGAGTGCCACAAGGCCGAACAGGGCGACGCGGACGGTTTCGACCACTACGGCAACTACATCGCGACGGTGGTCACGCCGCTCGACTGCGGACGCTGCCACGGCGACGTGGCCGAGGAGTTCCAGGGCAGCCACCACGCCGACGCCGGCAACATCCTGGCCTCCCTCGACAACTTCCTGGCCGAGACGGTGGAGGGCGGACCGCCGATGTTCAACCCCCACTCGCCGACGCCGGGCAAGGCCGTCGAATCGGTCAACGGCACCGCCAGCGCCTTCTCCGGCTGCCAGCAGTGCCACGGCAGCAAGGTCGCCTTCCAGGCCACCGACGGCGGGCGCGTCACCGTCGACGACCTGGCGCCGGACGCCGACGGCAAGCCCACCAACACCGTCGCCCTGGCCCGCATCCTCAAAGATCCGGACGGCAAGCCGAAGTTCGATCCCGGCACCTGGCCCAACACCGGCATCGGCCGTTTGAACCTCGACGGCTCCCGCGGCTCCTGCTCCGCCTGCCACAGCCGGCACGACTTCTCGCCGCGCCGCGCCCGCCAGCCGGAGAACTGCGGCAAGTGCCACCTGGGGCCGGATCACCCGCAGAAGGAGATCTTCGAAGAGTCGAAGCACGGCGTCGCCTACCGCGATCTGAAGGACCAGATGAACTTGGATGGCGATACCTGGGTGCTCGGCGAGGACTACTCCGAAGCTCCCACCTGCGCCACCTGCCATCTCTCCGGCCACTCGCGCAACGGCGGACGAGTGACCCATGATCCCGGCGAGCGCATTTCCTGGACCAACCGGCCGCCGGTCAGCCTGGTGCTCGACACGGACGCCGACGGCAAGGTGGTGACCGCCCTCGACCCGGCGGAGCGCCGGGCGCTCATTGCCGATACGGCGGAGGCCAAGCGCAACCGCATGAAGGCGGTGTGCTCGCACTGCCACACGCCGGACTACATCAACGCCTTCTACACCCAGTACGACGACCTGGTAATCCTCTACAACGAGAAATTCGCCAAGCCCGGCCAGGACATCATGGCGGCGCTCCTCGACAGCGGCCTGCGCACCCCCACCCAGTTCGACGAAGAGATCGAATGGACGTGGTTCTACCTGTGGCACCACGAGGGCCGCCGGGCGCGTCACGGCGCTTCGATGATGGCGCCGGACTACACCCACTGGCACGGCATGTACGAGGTCGCCGAGCGCTTCTACATGGAGCTGATCCCGCAGGCCCGGGAGATGGCCGAAGGCCCCGGCGGCGCGGCCGTCGACGCGGTGATCGGAGAGATCCTGGCGCGCCCGGAGCACGCCTGGTTCGAGGAGGGCGCCGAGGAGCAGATGCGGCAGATCCGCGAGGGCATGGAGGAGCGCTATGGCCACGACGCCGGCTGA
- a CDS encoding cbb3-type cytochrome c oxidase subunit I has product MIASLETAGRLKGARGTFDWLKELPWRDPLLVSVILSMVTFALGGFGGAINAAYAMNSMVHNTAWIMGHFHLTVGTAVALTFMGATYWLLPKLTGRSLAFPGWAVAQPYLWFVGMMLFGVVNHITGLMGMPRRVFSAEYFGAEQAMRWQSWTLASALGGVILFVSSLIFLVVIGATLLKKQERPPQTPQFALPLAPPLRQRGLWDRFLLWSLVAVVLVALGYFQPITHLLGLERFGSLPFKPY; this is encoded by the coding sequence GTGATCGCCTCACTTGAAACCGCCGGCCGCCTGAAAGGTGCCAGAGGAACCTTCGATTGGCTCAAGGAGCTGCCCTGGCGGGATCCGCTGCTGGTCAGCGTGATCCTCTCGATGGTCACCTTCGCCCTCGGCGGCTTCGGCGGCGCCATCAACGCCGCCTACGCCATGAACTCGATGGTCCACAACACCGCCTGGATCATGGGCCACTTCCACCTCACCGTCGGCACCGCCGTGGCCCTCACCTTCATGGGCGCCACCTACTGGCTGCTGCCCAAACTCACCGGGCGGTCCCTGGCCTTCCCGGGCTGGGCCGTGGCGCAGCCGTACCTGTGGTTCGTGGGGATGATGCTGTTTGGCGTCGTCAACCACATCACCGGCCTGATGGGCATGCCCCGCCGGGTGTTCAGCGCCGAGTACTTCGGTGCCGAACAGGCCATGCGCTGGCAAAGCTGGACCCTCGCCTCCGCCCTCGGCGGGGTGATCCTGTTCGTCAGCTCGTTGATCTTCCTGGTGGTCATCGGTGCGACCCTGCTCAAGAAGCAAGAGCGGCCGCCCCAGACGCCACAGTTCGCCCTCCCCCTGGCGCCGCCCCTGCGGCAGCGCGGCCTGTGGGACCGCTTCCTGCTGTGGAGCCTGGTGGCGGTGGTGCTGGTGGCCCTCGGCTATTTCCAGCCGATCACCCACCTCCTCGGCCTGGAACGCTTCGGCTCTCTCCCCTTCAAGCCCTACTGA
- a CDS encoding EamA family transporter, translated as MTSSNALPVRPSLAAVLTAFALIYIIWGSTYLAIRFAVETIPPFTMAGVRFLFAGAILYAWSAWRGAGRPTRTHWRSAAVIGTLLLVTGNGLVSWAEQYVASGVAALIVATVPMWMVLLESLRPGGSRPSIAVIFGLILGMVGIVILISPAELGGEPVHVPGALVICFAALCWAVGSIYSRGAPQSSSTLQNVGMQMLTGGAILVVAGLALGERTVLAEISARSIYSLIYLSLIGGVVGYTAYVWLLKVSTPAKVSTYAYINPVVAVLLGWALAGESMGLRVLAATATVVSAVILIVRKKKTRKAAAPPPKLARSNV; from the coding sequence ATGACGTCCTCCAATGCACTCCCCGTCAGGCCTTCTCTAGCCGCCGTCCTCACGGCCTTCGCCCTGATTTACATCATCTGGGGATCGACCTATCTGGCGATCCGCTTCGCCGTCGAGACCATCCCGCCGTTCACCATGGCGGGAGTGCGGTTCCTCTTCGCCGGCGCCATCCTCTACGCTTGGTCCGCCTGGCGGGGAGCCGGCCGGCCGACCCGCACGCACTGGCGCTCGGCGGCAGTCATCGGTACCCTGCTGCTGGTGACCGGCAACGGCTTGGTGAGCTGGGCCGAGCAGTATGTCGCTTCGGGAGTGGCGGCCCTCATCGTCGCCACGGTTCCAATGTGGATGGTTCTGCTCGAAAGCCTGCGTCCCGGCGGCTCCCGGCCCAGCATCGCCGTCATCTTCGGTCTGATCCTCGGCATGGTGGGTATCGTCATCCTCATCAGCCCGGCGGAACTCGGCGGCGAACCGGTGCATGTACCCGGAGCGCTGGTGATCTGCTTCGCCGCCCTTTGTTGGGCGGTCGGTTCGATCTACTCGCGCGGTGCGCCGCAATCCAGTTCCACTCTGCAGAACGTCGGCATGCAAATGCTCACCGGAGGCGCCATCCTGGTCGTGGCGGGACTGGCTCTCGGAGAACGCACCGTGCTCGCCGAGATCTCGGCCCGCTCCATCTACTCCTTGATCTATCTGTCGCTGATCGGCGGCGTCGTCGGCTACACCGCCTATGTCTGGCTGCTCAAGGTGTCGACCCCGGCGAAGGTTTCGACCTACGCGTATATCAATCCGGTCGTCGCGGTCCTACTGGGCTGGGCGCTGGCGGGAGAGTCGATGGGCCTGCGCGTCCTCGCCGCCACCGCCACTGTCGTCTCCGCCGTGATTCTGATCGTGCGGAAAAAGAAGACCCGAAAGGCGGCCGCACCGCCGCCGAAGCTGGCAAGGAGCAACGTGTGA
- a CDS encoding GAF domain-containing sensor histidine kinase, whose amino-acid sequence MNFHRLRWAAILAPLAFLALLETARALLGASFATVEGRWLMRGAVGVGAVIFYGVVFTVLGRLQDRLTRQNQELEALRRAGLEVTSEISLDSLLERIVEQAAQLIGTHYGALSVLETDGSIRSFVTFGISPEEARQIEHPPQGKGLLGIVLRGGQRLRINNLRADDRSFGFPAYHPRMHSLLAVPVVCRGPYRGNLYLCDKLDDSFFDEDDEETLDRFAIQAAIAVDNAYFHSLAAASAISEERQRLARELHDGQAQVLAFVNTKAQAVSTFLAVGKTDDARRHLDQLAAAAREVLADVREGILGLRHGETGRSFHHALTDFVDAWMSTTSLVVEAHIEEIPEYSPNVELQVLRILQEALANVRKHAHAERVTLHLEKHGSGFRCRVNDDGRGFDPAAASPPHRRPRFGLATMRERAQAIGADLTIDSRPGEGTRVTLVYHEEPTNPEMDPRLRIAGSPRGETP is encoded by the coding sequence GTGAATTTTCACCGACTCCGCTGGGCGGCGATCCTCGCGCCCCTCGCCTTCCTCGCGCTTTTGGAGACCGCGCGCGCCTTGCTGGGCGCCTCCTTCGCCACCGTCGAAGGCCGCTGGCTGATGCGCGGCGCCGTCGGGGTGGGAGCGGTCATCTTCTACGGCGTGGTCTTCACCGTTCTCGGACGCCTCCAGGACCGCCTAACGCGTCAAAATCAGGAGCTGGAAGCACTCCGCCGCGCCGGCCTGGAAGTGACCTCCGAAATCTCCCTCGACAGCCTTCTGGAACGCATTGTCGAACAGGCGGCACAGTTGATCGGAACGCACTACGGAGCGCTCTCGGTGCTCGAGACGGACGGCTCCATCCGCTCCTTCGTCACCTTCGGGATCAGCCCCGAAGAAGCAAGGCAGATCGAACATCCGCCGCAGGGCAAGGGACTCCTCGGCATCGTCCTGCGGGGAGGCCAACGGCTGCGCATCAACAACCTGCGCGCCGACGACCGCTCCTTCGGTTTTCCGGCATATCACCCGCGAATGCACTCGCTTCTCGCCGTGCCGGTGGTCTGTCGCGGGCCGTACCGAGGAAACCTCTACCTATGCGACAAACTGGATGACAGCTTCTTCGACGAAGACGACGAGGAAACCCTCGACCGCTTTGCCATTCAGGCGGCGATTGCCGTGGACAACGCCTACTTCCACTCCCTCGCCGCCGCTTCGGCCATTTCCGAAGAGCGCCAACGCCTCGCCCGGGAGCTGCACGACGGCCAGGCTCAGGTTCTGGCCTTCGTCAACACCAAGGCCCAGGCGGTGAGCACGTTTCTTGCCGTCGGCAAGACGGACGACGCCCGGCGCCACCTCGATCAGCTCGCCGCCGCCGCGCGGGAGGTCCTGGCCGACGTCAGGGAAGGCATTCTGGGACTCCGCCACGGCGAGACCGGGCGCAGCTTTCACCACGCCCTCACCGACTTCGTGGATGCCTGGATGAGCACCACTTCCCTGGTCGTCGAAGCTCACATCGAGGAGATCCCGGAGTATTCGCCGAACGTCGAGCTCCAGGTGCTCCGCATCCTGCAAGAGGCCCTGGCCAACGTGCGCAAGCACGCCCACGCCGAGCGGGTCACCCTGCACCTCGAAAAGCACGGCTCCGGATTTCGATGCCGGGTGAACGACGACGGCCGGGGGTTCGATCCGGCGGCGGCATCACCGCCGCATCGCCGGCCACGTTTCGGCCTCGCCACGATGCGCGAACGGGCCCAGGCGATCGGCGCCGACCTGACCATCGACAGCCGCCCCGGTGAGGGTACCCGCGTCACCCTGGTCTATCATGAGGAACCGACGAACCCCGAGATGGATCCGCGCCTCCGCATCGCCGGTTCACCACGAGGAGAGACGCCGTGA
- a CDS encoding Rieske (2Fe-2S) protein, which yields MSQPETSDPPDSSSRRSLFKRLGAVLIGGGLVAAYGTLAAFFARFLFPARPDRRGWLFVRRIDEFEPGEAFTYRLPNGAPVSISQQGDELVALSSTCPHLGCQVHWEAQNNRFFCPCHNGVFRPDGKAIAGPPADADQSLDRYPLENRKGLLFIRVPLDSLASKTLSRRRGTA from the coding sequence ATGAGCCAACCGGAGACATCGGACCCACCCGACAGCTCCAGCCGCCGGAGCCTCTTCAAGCGGCTGGGAGCGGTGCTGATCGGCGGCGGCCTGGTCGCCGCCTACGGCACCCTGGCGGCATTCTTCGCCCGCTTCCTCTTTCCCGCCCGGCCGGACCGGCGAGGCTGGCTCTTCGTGCGCCGGATCGACGAGTTCGAACCCGGCGAAGCCTTCACCTATCGCTTGCCGAACGGAGCGCCGGTCAGCATCTCCCAGCAGGGCGATGAACTCGTCGCCCTGTCGAGTACCTGCCCCCACCTCGGCTGCCAAGTCCACTGGGAGGCGCAGAACAACCGCTTTTTCTGCCCCTGCCACAACGGGGTGTTCCGGCCCGACGGCAAGGCCATCGCCGGACCTCCCGCCGACGCCGACCAGAGCCTCGACCGCTACCCCCTGGAGAACCGCAAGGGCCTCCTGTTCATCCGGGTGCCCCTCGACTCACTGGCCAGCAAAACCCTTTCGAGGCGGCGAGGTACCGCATGA
- a CDS encoding cytochrome c oxidase subunit II — MKVDFYERLWIIGAAAMIAAFLTAIVWGARMHAVHPPSHIETLDPLTVNTTSEFAAPGVHIDDDGSVVVTAVAEMFRFRPSVIRVPAGKPVRFRMTSPDVLHGFQVVGTNANAMVVPGYVSEFTVTFPRPGEYLLLCNEYCGLAHHQMAGRLIVEEAAP, encoded by the coding sequence GTGAAGGTCGACTTCTACGAGCGGTTGTGGATCATCGGCGCGGCGGCGATGATCGCCGCCTTTCTGACCGCCATCGTATGGGGCGCCCGGATGCACGCGGTGCATCCACCGAGCCACATCGAAACCCTCGATCCGTTGACCGTCAACACCACCTCGGAGTTTGCCGCTCCGGGCGTCCACATCGACGACGACGGCTCGGTGGTGGTGACCGCCGTCGCCGAGATGTTTCGCTTTCGCCCGTCGGTGATCCGGGTGCCCGCCGGCAAGCCGGTACGCTTCCGCATGACCAGCCCGGACGTCCTCCACGGTTTCCAGGTGGTCGGCACCAACGCCAACGCCATGGTCGTGCCGGGCTACGTCAGTGAGTTCACCGTCACCTTTCCGCGGCCCGGCGAGTACCTGCTGCTGTGCAATGAGTACTGCGGCCTGGCCCACCACCAGATGGCCGGCCGGCTGATCGTCGAGGAGGCTGCGCCGTGA
- a CDS encoding PhzF family phenazine biosynthesis protein, with amino-acid sequence MPEILPRQRIIQIDAFTSRPFHGNPAAVCPLETERDDAWMQQVAAEMNLAETAFLRRLDDGSFDLRWFTPAVEVDLCGHATLASAHWLFETGQLAASDGARFHTRSGLLTARRTAAGVELNFPATPCRPARNPNAIADTLGIPLVEVAEYGADALAVAEDAATVSSFQPNLAAIATLPVRGLTLTAPGDETEDPPWDCVSRFFGPRVGVPEDPVTGSAHCGLAPYWSERLGKNRLRAYQASERGGEIALRVEGERVFLEGQAVTVLVGELLA; translated from the coding sequence ATGCCCGAAATCCTTCCGCGCCAGCGGATCATCCAGATCGACGCCTTCACCAGCCGGCCTTTCCACGGAAATCCGGCGGCGGTGTGTCCGCTGGAAACGGAGCGCGACGACGCCTGGATGCAGCAGGTGGCGGCGGAGATGAACCTCGCCGAGACGGCCTTCCTGCGGCGGCTCGACGACGGCTCCTTCGACCTACGGTGGTTCACCCCCGCCGTCGAGGTGGACCTGTGCGGCCACGCCACCCTCGCCTCGGCCCACTGGCTGTTCGAGACCGGTCAACTCGCCGCATCGGACGGCGCCCGGTTCCACACCCGCAGCGGCCTGCTGACGGCGCGCCGAACGGCGGCGGGCGTTGAGCTGAACTTTCCCGCCACGCCCTGCCGGCCGGCGCGAAACCCGAACGCCATCGCCGACACCCTGGGCATCCCCTTGGTGGAAGTCGCCGAGTATGGCGCAGACGCCCTGGCGGTAGCCGAGGACGCCGCAACGGTGAGCTCCTTTCAGCCGAATCTCGCCGCCATCGCCACGCTGCCGGTGCGTGGCCTCACCCTCACCGCGCCGGGAGACGAGACCGAAGACCCACCCTGGGACTGCGTGTCGCGCTTTTTCGGCCCCCGGGTGGGAGTGCCGGAGGATCCGGTGACCGGCTCGGCCCACTGTGGACTCGCTCCGTACTGGAGCGAGCGCCTCGGGAAGAACCGCCTGCGCGCCTACCAGGCTTCGGAACGGGGCGGCGAGATCGCTCTGCGGGTGGAGGGCGAACGGGTGTTTCTCGAAGGGCAAGCGGTGACGGTGCTCGTCGGCGAGCTGTTGGCCTGA
- a CDS encoding cbb3-type cytochrome c oxidase subunit I, producing the protein MTVAQPATSALSNSEGQAAAWQLDRLTLSHLGVSLGAFALGALMAVMQSLARADLPVVFNSPALYYLSVTAHGVLMGLVFTTFFIMALGIAFVRACLGEWVNERLGWIGFWTASLGTSLTAGAILSGTSTVLYTFYPPLQAHPAFYIGATLLVIGSWIWCAGLILSVRHWQKSHRGEPLPLPVHGLLATVIVWLLATSGLAIEALGMLIPWSLGWVKTIDPVLARTYTWWFGHPLTYFWLLPAYVIWYTVLPKIAGGRLFSEPLTRMVFVLFVLFSTPVGFHHQLSDPGISADWKLIHTFSTYVSSPAWSPPSR; encoded by the coding sequence GTGACCGTTGCCCAGCCCGCAACCTCCGCCCTCTCTAACAGCGAGGGCCAGGCCGCCGCCTGGCAGCTCGATCGCCTCACCCTGTCGCACCTCGGCGTCTCCCTCGGCGCCTTCGCCCTCGGCGCGCTGATGGCGGTGATGCAGTCCCTGGCGCGGGCGGACCTGCCCGTCGTCTTCAACTCGCCGGCCCTCTACTACCTGTCCGTCACCGCCCACGGCGTGCTGATGGGGCTGGTCTTCACCACCTTCTTCATCATGGCCCTTGGGATCGCCTTTGTGCGCGCCTGCCTGGGTGAATGGGTGAACGAACGTCTCGGCTGGATCGGCTTCTGGACGGCCTCCCTCGGCACCTCTCTGACCGCCGGCGCCATCCTCTCCGGCACCTCGACCGTCCTCTACACCTTCTACCCACCGCTCCAGGCCCACCCGGCCTTCTACATCGGTGCCACCCTCTTGGTCATCGGTTCCTGGATCTGGTGCGCCGGGTTGATCCTCTCCGTCCGCCACTGGCAGAAAAGCCACCGTGGCGAGCCCCTGCCGCTGCCCGTTCACGGCCTCCTCGCCACGGTGATCGTGTGGCTGCTGGCCACCAGCGGCCTGGCCATCGAGGCCCTGGGGATGTTGATCCCCTGGTCCCTCGGCTGGGTGAAAACCATCGACCCGGTGCTCGCCCGCACCTACACCTGGTGGTTCGGCCACCCGCTCACCTACTTCTGGCTGCTGCCGGCCTACGTCATCTGGTACACGGTGCTGCCGAAGATCGCCGGCGGCCGCCTGTTCAGCGAACCGCTGACCCGCATGGTGTTCGTGCTCTTCGTGCTGTTTTCGACGCCGGTCGGGTTCCATCACCAGCTCTCGGATCCGGGCATCTCCGCCGACTGGAAGCTGATCCACACCTTCAGCACCTACGTCTCTTCCCCAGCCTGGTCACCGCCTTCACGGTGA
- a CDS encoding DUF3565 domain-containing protein — protein sequence MEQVIVGFHQDEEDHWVADLACGHGQHVRHDPPWMHRPWVITAEGRRRFLGTVLDCKKCDRGEP from the coding sequence ATGGAGCAGGTGATCGTCGGCTTCCACCAAGACGAAGAGGATCACTGGGTGGCGGACCTCGCCTGCGGCCACGGCCAGCATGTACGCCACGATCCGCCCTGGATGCATCGCCCCTGGGTGATCACCGCCGAAGGCCGACGAAGATTCCTCGGCACCGTTCTCGACTGCAAGAAGTGTGATCGGGGCGAGCCCTGA
- a CDS encoding response regulator transcription factor translates to MKILIADDHTLFRDGLRSLLEARGIEVVGESSDGVETLEVAARARPDIVLMDLTMPKMDGFEATRRLRAEHPEIKIVVLTASTDDESLFEAIKAGAEGFLLKDLEADHFFDLLAGVARGEPALTPALARRVLQEMARDKAEAPPQGPDHLTAREFEVLEAMVEGTTSNRALAEALGISENTIKFHVRNILDKLHLKNRTQAVGYALRHGIVDPDVL, encoded by the coding sequence GTGAAGATCTTGATCGCCGACGATCACACCTTGTTTCGCGATGGCCTGCGCAGCCTGCTCGAGGCGCGCGGCATAGAGGTGGTGGGGGAATCCTCCGACGGCGTCGAAACTCTCGAGGTCGCCGCTCGGGCGCGACCGGACATCGTGCTGATGGACCTGACCATGCCGAAGATGGACGGCTTCGAGGCCACGCGCCGATTGCGCGCCGAGCACCCGGAGATCAAGATCGTCGTGCTGACCGCTTCGACGGACGACGAGAGTCTGTTCGAGGCGATCAAGGCCGGCGCCGAAGGGTTCCTGCTCAAGGACCTCGAAGCGGACCACTTCTTCGACCTGCTGGCCGGCGTGGCACGCGGCGAACCGGCCCTCACCCCAGCCCTCGCTCGCAGGGTGCTGCAGGAAATGGCGCGGGACAAAGCAGAAGCGCCGCCGCAGGGTCCGGACCACCTCACCGCTCGTGAGTTCGAGGTGCTCGAAGCGATGGTCGAGGGCACCACCAGCAACCGCGCCCTCGCCGAAGCCTTGGGGATCAGCGAGAACACCATCAAGTTTCACGTCCGCAACATTTTGGACAAACTGCACCTCAAGAACCGCACCCAGGCCGTGGGCTACGCCCTCCGCCACGGCATCGTCGACCCCGACGTCCTTTAG
- a CDS encoding cytochrome bc complex cytochrome b subunit, with protein sequence MSRAGDWLAERFPVSPEQLRTMTNEPVPLHLKRFWFALGGTPAYLFVVQVVTGIILAFYYQPTPATAYESVRYITEEAAFGWYVRGLHKWGATLMIAAVILHQMRVYFTGAYRKPRELNWMVGMTLLIATLMLGFTGYSLVYEQLSYWGATVGANMAAGVPLIGNLLQQMLLGGETYNEHTLSRFYVLHAAVLPMLIVILVMLHIALIRMHGIAPLEDSNASKPVEQKTFDFFPDHVITELIVGLGLMIVLSVLATVIPASLGPPANPLVTPEVIKPEWFFYVAFRWLKLFSGTFALMSIGFIVFVMYVWPWIDGWFRRRTRFTEASVWIGIVAALGIIALTVWEGLVTH encoded by the coding sequence ATGAGTCGCGCCGGCGACTGGCTGGCGGAGCGCTTTCCGGTATCGCCGGAACAGCTCCGCACGATGACCAACGAGCCGGTCCCGCTGCACCTGAAACGCTTCTGGTTCGCCCTCGGCGGCACCCCGGCCTATCTGTTCGTGGTGCAGGTCGTCACCGGCATCATCCTCGCCTTCTACTACCAGCCCACTCCCGCGACGGCCTACGAGTCGGTGCGCTACATCACCGAAGAAGCCGCCTTCGGCTGGTACGTGCGCGGACTGCACAAATGGGGCGCCACGCTGATGATCGCGGCGGTGATCCTGCACCAGATGCGGGTGTACTTCACCGGCGCCTACCGCAAGCCCCGGGAGCTCAACTGGATGGTCGGCATGACCTTGCTGATCGCCACCTTGATGCTCGGCTTCACCGGCTACAGCCTGGTCTACGAGCAACTCTCCTACTGGGGCGCCACGGTGGGCGCCAACATGGCCGCCGGCGTACCCCTGATCGGCAACCTTCTGCAGCAGATGCTGTTGGGCGGCGAGACCTACAACGAGCACACCCTGTCGCGCTTCTATGTGCTCCACGCGGCGGTGCTGCCGATGCTGATCGTGATCCTGGTGATGCTCCACATCGCCCTCATCCGCATGCACGGCATCGCGCCGCTCGAAGACTCGAACGCCAGCAAACCGGTCGAACAGAAGACCTTCGACTTCTTTCCGGACCATGTGATCACCGAGCTGATCGTCGGCCTCGGGCTGATGATCGTCCTGTCGGTGCTGGCGACGGTGATCCCGGCCTCCCTCGGTCCGCCGGCCAATCCGCTGGTGACCCCAGAGGTGATCAAGCCGGAGTGGTTCTTCTACGTCGCCTTCCGATGGCTCAAGTTGTTCTCGGGCACCTTCGCCCTGATGTCCATCGGATTCATCGTCTTCGTCATGTATGTGTGGCCGTGGATCGACGGCTGGTTTCGCCGCCGCACCCGCTTCACCGAGGCCAGCGTTTGGATCGGCATCGTGGCGGCCCTTGGCATCATCGCGCTGACCGTGTGGGAAGGGCTGGTCACCCACTAG